The Scleropages formosus chromosome 15, fSclFor1.1, whole genome shotgun sequence genomic sequence TCAtcaagaagaggaaggagatgATCCGGTGAGAGTTCTATTCTCGTACCCATTTCATTGCTTTACTGTCCCTCTATAGCGGTATTTTGCAGAGCTAAACTATAATCTGTCTGTTAGTAACTGGAAGAGATAAAGGTGAGGGTACAGGCATGTGGGTCTCGCTAGAAGATAAGCTGCTGGAACTATTGATCTCAAAAGGCATTTTGCTCTGAGAAAATGTTGTTCTTTAACAACACATTGAATTACTGGGAAACATACAAGGCTACAGTAAGTCTGAAATTTTAACCTTATCATGGGATAAATATTGGTTTTGTGGCACTTCAAAGATTGAATTATTCTACTCCTAGTTAAAACGGACATTGGCTTTATATGTTGATGATATTCTAAATGTAATCATTCCCTACTTTCACATTCTACAACACACCGGGCACAGTTCTAATTAAAACTATTTGCAAACAAGACTTTGGCCGGAGTCAAATATCAGTTCCTTGGCTGAATATAGCAGCATACACATTTGACATGATCACCAGGCTCGGGACGTTCTTTCTCTGAGACATTTGGCTTCTCGATGGAGACAGACAGACCCCAGACTGGAAAAGACTTAATGCTGTTCAGAGGTAATACTCTAACTTAACTCAGATAACTGAAACATTGAAGAGGTCACAATCCATTCTCTAAAGGCTGTTATTCCTCTATATAAACTGcgaagctaaatgaataagtcgCAGTATATGcaattttacagtgtatttatatCTAACTGTGTCATACTTAAGCTGGCTACAGTGTGGAAATTACCATTCAGCTGTGACTAACTTGTCCTGGATCATAAAATTCATTCTGTCATACTGGTGGAACAAACCTCTCTTCTAACATCCTCTGCTATCGTGTGCAAATGTTAACAGCTGGTACTAGTGTCAAGTTAAATTCTTGGGTGTAAGGTTTCCACGGCTAAAAAGCTTGAGTGTTTGATTACATGACAATTCCACTGCATGCTTCCAGTGGGGGTTCACATTTAGTTGTTTAGACTGAAGAGATTTTCAGCAATTCAGATTTTATTCTGATACAGGGAGGGATCAACAGCAGTTGGCTTTCAGCTGCTCTGCATGGCTGACAGAGGGGTATCTTCAGAAAGTCATGAGATCACCAACTCATGAAGTCCTGTAAAACTCTGAGTACATCACTGTTGAGTCTTTTGTTTGCTTAAAGCTAGTTCTGTCCATTGATTGTGTTTTACTAGATAATCTAGTGATAATATACAGCAAATCAAGAGCAGAGTACTCAACAGTGGGTGGCATGGTTgttgtgtagtttgcatgttctgcccatgtctgcatgggtttcctcctggggcttgagtttcctcccacacaagGGCATGTCTAGAGGGGTggcatggggtggcactggccacccCTGAAATATgattgtgcccccccccccaatgccaTTGAGCTAGagtactgtcaatctgacaGTGCTCAATATCATTGGATCAGAGAGCTGTCAGTCGTTGCCTGATTTTCAATGCGGAATCAGAgtatcacatttttcaaataggAGGAGACATGAGTCGACCATAGACCATGTGTCTGTTTATGGCACGAACACACTCggttatatattttgaaatgtgcgGACTGGGATGTTGTCGTTCTCTGCAGCAATAATATGCATACGTGAACTCCAGATAACAGCAACGGTACTGGAGCTCAATTAACCTTGTAAAGACATCCCTCGTGGGTATAATGGCTTCAGAAGCTCCCAGGAGTTCCATTATATTATGTGGGTATCTTAGCTAACGTTCTGCCacccgtccgtccatccatggGCCCCCCCGACTGGTTCTTGttccccactgtgccacctcgtTCCAAAAATCCTGGAATCATCTctactcccacagtccaaagacaagcagttcaggtccGTAGGACACTCTAAAGTGCCCACACTACACAAGTGTGAgtaagtgtgtgcatgtgtggctaccctgcagtggaaGGAAGAAACTATTCCATAATGTAAAGAATTGGtgtattgttttgttgtttttggcaTAATCTTTTTCTGCATCAGTCATTGTAATGTATGAAAATTAAgcctgatggggaaaaaatttctataaaatgtgcattttaaaattttatccaATATAATTTATCCAACATTAATGAAGTAACCCAAATCATCAGGcaaattatacaaatatattttctgtattttccttGTTGGAAACTTTACTGAAAGCAGcttctttttttgcagtataCAATTTTAGTGTTTGTTCGGAACAGTCACTGTGAACATAAACCACGAGATGGAAACTCAGTAGCAGATTAGAGGTTTATAAATATTGTTGCGTGTAGCATTGTTCTACAGCGAGATGATCTTCACAGCCAgaagaaatatttcatatgcACATTTGCGTATTGCTTTTGAACATTTCCCTTGTATTCTATGCTATCTTGTGCTCTTgcaggagagaggaggaagaagtgAGGAAAGCCAAAGATGAATCAGAGCGACAAAAGCAGCAACAGGCGAGACAACAGCTCCTGCAGCATGGGATGCAATGGGGCTCAGGGTACCGCAGGTTCCCAGTGCCGTCCAAGGGCTGCAGTATCTCTCATTGGCAGGGGAGTGGAGCTGAATGGAGCTCTGTTGGAAGATGTCAAGGTTGGCCGAGAAACTGGCTCCCCAGCCACCAAGCTCGAAGTGCCACCTGGCACGCAGGGGCCAATGTCAGCTTCCACACCTGGAAATCTGTTGGTCCCTCAGGGGGCAGTTTAAGAAGTGAAGGACAAGACAAGAATCAGGGCTACCGGGGAATTCACAGTCAAGAGAGAGGCTTTGAATGGGGAAGCCGATTCCATTGGGAGCAAACAAGGGGTCCTCTCTTTGAGGGTATGGTGTCAGACCTGAACACAGACCTCAGAAGTGACAATTTCCCTCTTTTGAGTGCCATCCACGTTAACAAGGAGTACTCAGGGCAAAAGGAAAGGCATCAAGAATGGGCAGAAGCACGTCAGGATGCTAAGGTTGGgcatcaaaaaaaagaaaacttggcTGGAGACCATACCAAGGCAAGAACTTCAAAACCCTGCAGCAGCAATCCCAAGGATAAAGTGAATCGCTGGGCCCCATACCCTCCTGCCAAGTGCAGTGACGTCTTGCCCTGGAAGGAATCCAACGTCTGTCTGCCAGAAGGCTGTCAAGTAACACCTCCTGGGTCAATAAAGGACGTGACACTAAATATCAACTTAGAGCAGACTACCACACATTCAGATGGGATGTTGAGGAAGGgcttaaaagaaaaagatcGTGGTTCCCCAAGTCCTCAGGCCGAGCAGGGCAAGGACAGAAGGCACCGGAACAGCAGCAGTAGCCAAGGAGATTGTGTGgagccttcctcctcttccacacAGAAAGCAAGAATAAACTTGAAGAAGGCAACGTCAGGAGCCTACTCCACATCCGGATCACACCACAAAATCTCTAGTCAGGACTGTACAGAACTGAGATCTGGCATGAACAGTTCAGAGCCTCTGCAAGACCATTGCCCAAACTATGAGGGACAGAGGCACACTGGTGTGATAGGAAAGGTCAAGCATTTTGAAGACACATCCATGGTAGACCATGTGAAGGCTGTGCTGCTCATAAAGGAGGAACTGGAAGCAGAGAGCATTAAATATAAGGCAAACAAAATGAGAGAAGagacagtgaaaaagaaaatgaacctTCTGCCAATGAACAAGAGCCTTGACAGTGCAAGACACAACCCCTACACAGATGAAGCATCAAGATGTGTTAGCATTCAAACAGATTGCTCGTCTTGTACTCATTCTTCTTCGCTACAGTCCATACAGGTCAGCACATCTACCTGTGACACCGCTGGAGATGCTGCTTCTTCTGTTCAAGATGGTGAGGAGAAAGTGGAGAGGGAAGCAGAGGAAGAGAATGATGGTGACAAGCTCTGGGATGATTTAGccaaaaagaaaatatcaacTGTGGACAAGGGGTTGGGCTCAGACAGTGAAGCACAAAGTGGAGGTCAGTCACAGCCGCGCTCTGGATGTGAAGTTCCTGGCCTCAGCAAGCTGGGCTTCCCAGCCTCCCTCAAGCGGGACCTGACTCGACACATCGGTCATAAGAGCAAGGCAGGGGTCCGTGAGCCCAACTTGAACATTGCACGCCGCATCCGCGACATCAGTGGGACACGAAGGAGTGAGACGGAGAAGGACACAGGGCTTAAGCCCTCCTTGCGACAGCTTATCAGCTGTGCGGGGTCCCGGCGAAATGTGAACTGGGACCAGGTGTACCAGGAAGTCAACAAGAAGAAGCAGGAGCTGGGAAAGAGGATGCCCAGGTAGTACATGTCTATATATAGGCAACATCAAAGGTTACAGCTTTCAGGAAATAAATTTGAGaagttaaaaactgaaattgttTGGTTCAGTTTTAAATTTCAGATCAGCACAAAGATTTAATTGCCAGCCAAACAGAGTGAGAATAATTGGATTTTCTCagagacaatgtattttattacaaaattaaaatttggaTAACCATGATTAAAAAGCAAACTTGGTACTACTAGGTTAATctgtataattttactgtttAGATAAGGTATAAAGGAAGACCTCTAGTGTTAGCAGTGATGTTCAACAGTGTCCTTGTGGATCTGTCATCCTCTTCAGGTTTGGGATTGAGATGGTGGCCATTGATCAGTGTGACCAGGAAGAAATCAAccaagaagaggaaaaagacaTCACTTTGACAGAGGGCTTCCACTGGGAGTCCATCTGTGCGTCCAGTACTGCTTTCCGCAGTGCAACCCCTCGTAAGCAGGCTTCCTCTGAGGGCACTCCGGCAATGGATCACACGGACATTGGGCTGTCCCAGTTACCGACAGCTACGGAAGGTGGTGACTGTCCAGAGCCCAACGCCTCCGAAGGTCACTCTAGGGGACCATGTAGTGATTCATTCCAAATATCAGGGAAAGCCAGTATCAAGGTAGAGACAGTGGGGGACGATGAGAAACGGGAGTCAGCAGATACCGTAGAAGTTGTCCAGGACCCTGACTCTGTGGAAGGCTACAGCAGCTGCGCATCTGGGCCAGAGCAGAATGACACACAGAGTACGGGAAAGAAGCGCAGGGCAGCAGGGGTGAGTCTAAGTTGTTTTACCTTTTGGAGTTTCCAACTAACTACAGTAATAGCACTGGTACTTTCTTACAAAACTGCCATTGAAATGTTGTTATATTAGGACGTCCCATCGCCAGAAGTTCCCAGCCTAGAACTGAAGAATAAACGAAGGAAAATCAAGTCTAAAAAGGGTATGTTTATTCATCTTAGCACCATGTAACCTGTGTGTGCAGTCTGTTGTGCATCTCTGATTTACCGTATGTATTTCTGGCACGTGTACAGAACGCTCCCAGGTGGACCAGCTGCTGGCAGTGTCCCTGCGGGAGGAGGAACTAAACACTTCCCTCGAGGCGTTGGATAAAAGCTTGGTCCAAGCACGTGCTGCCCTGCAGGTGGCCTACATGGAGGTCCAGCGGCTCCTAGTGCTCAAGCAGCAGGTGAAGAACCGCATAGACTTTCATCTCATAGCCATCACTGGCTTTCGGAGATGACAGCCCACAGATCAGCGTTGCAGTCTAACGCTGGTCCTCAGTTGTTTCCACATAGTGAAATATGCATATTAATAAATTTGGAAGGAAATCTGATGTActtcctctttatttttatactgaTGCTCTTTTCCTAGGTTACAATGGAGATGAGCACACTGAGATCCAAACGTATCGAGATTTTACAAGGAATTCAAGGTAGGGCTTACTTTGAATTACTGCCGATCAATCCATAGAGTAACCGCTACATAAAATTGCAATTTagatttctttgaaaaagaCTCTCTACAAATACGATAGTTTATAGTGATTAAAGTGTACacttataaataaaattagcGTTCAGCATATGTATATGTAACTTATCATTTCtcataaatcagtgtaatgcTCTAACAAATTGAATAGAATGTGATCTTAATATTTTCCTCCTCTTGCTGTTTCCAGGAGATTACACTGGAGTTAATGAGGCAGAAACAGGCAACACAGACAATCCTGCATCAACAAGTACAAAATCTGCCCTGTCCTCTCTGTTCTCCCCAATAACAACCACTGCTTCCCACTTCCCCAACTTTCCTTCACCAGCCATCCCCACACATCTCCAACAAAGCTATAGCCCCACCGCTTCCTTGTCCTCTGCTCATCCCACTTCAGGCACCACCACTTCTTCCACCACACTCCCATTACCCATCAAGCAGGAGGCTCTGCCTTCATGTTCTTTCCATCCTAAAGCTTCTGAGAGCTCCAACAGTGGCCTAAGCAGCACGGCACTGAAGCCAAATCATCCCACCTCCAATGGTATGGGCCTTTATTATTCCATATTTATGGTTTCTgtagtttttgtttcttctccttctgtATTTAAAACTGGGTCTCCATGCTTCTTCTACAGATCCCAGCCAGTCCAGTCAGTCTACTTTGTGTTTGGTCAGTCAGTCGAAGGCAGGGCTCTGCCAAGGAAGTTTCGGTTCCAaagagagtgtgtctgtgttctcAGAGCACAGTCAAGAAGGCCTGAGGGACAGTTGCTCTGCAGCTGCTGTCCAGTGTCTGGCTGACCGTCACTTAGAAGATAGTGGTATTTTCACCTCCCTGGAAAAGGCAGGCAACAGGCCCAACCAAGCTGCCAAGTCTGCCAGCCAGAGGAGCTCCAGCACCGTTGTCACGGATTGCACAGATCTTCTAGGGGAGATCACCGGTTTCCGGACCTGGCTCCCGTGTTCTCCGCAGCCAGACCTCCAGCTTTCGCCCTCTTCACAGCTTCATGAGTCCAAGAGTGGCAAGCGGGTGaggaagctgaagaagaaaaaggcacTGAGGAGGGCCCCAGGAGATGAGCACCCAGACAACAGTGACACCGAGGAGGAGGGAGACACCTTCCGTCCAATTCGCAAGCTGAAACCCAGGAAGAAGGCTAAAGTATCCCCAGGCAGCACATCTCCATCAGGCTTaaaggaggaaaaggaagaagtTGAGGTCAATGGGAAGTTATCCTTTTCTAGGACTGACCAAGTTAAGAATGTGGGAGGCAACAGGGATCACTTGTTCTTGGAAATGGTAGAACTCCCACACGCTAAATCCCATGGAGCTTCCTCCATTGACTCTCTCAGCTCCAATGATGGGCCTGTTTCACTAATCTCAGCACTGAAGAAGGAAACATCCACAAAACGCATGCCTCAAACCCCTGCGGCAGCAAAATCAGAATCTCAGACAGTTGCCTGCAATGAGGTCACTTCCACAAGTGAGCTGGATGGCAGCATCAGAGTCAAAATGCATAGAAGGTGAGATCTTCTCGTTGCGaagatgaataatttttttaaataaataggcAAATGAAGGATTATATTCCAGGCAGTGCAGTGAATTTTATTACTggcatttaaatttgtgaaagaGATGAGGGCAGGAACATTTTCCaaatctgatttgttttttgtttctctagTAAAAATCAACAACCCCTTTCTTCCGAGAAAGTATTCAGGAGTGGTTCAGGTAAGCCCCGTTCaccattcagattttttccaaTATTAACATAAAACTCCAGAGTCGCAGCTCCCACATTATACtacttgcatttattaatttacctgtcACGTaaagaaattttacatttacatttattcatttatcagatgcttttgtccaaagtgacatatatctcagcaaaagtacaatttatgcattacattaagagaaagagatatagctgcagacatgtgactcaagtaaacctagtttgttaccttccacttgctgcaccgaggttcattgttcgagtaggtgcataaaacacaggatagacaaatcctgataccctcccaccagttttttttttttttttttttttatttaaatattataagatacacaaacaagcaataCGGTTATacaccatttacacagcaggttaattttttactggagcaatttttcaTAAGTACATTGCTGAAAGGTACTGcagtcagaagtgggatttcaacctggaACCTTCGTGTTCTTTGAGTCCAAACGTGGCAGCTCTGACTACTGCGCTGCCTGCTGCTTGTATCACATTCAGGTCCTATGTAATGATGTCCCATCTAATGAAAACATGCTGCAGCGGcttctgaaaatatataccctttTTCATACGTGGGTCTTACTGTACAACGGCATTTTTGCCCTTTATGCCATCATTCTGAATCTGTTCATGTCATTTGCACCGTCTTGACAAAGGTGCAACAAACAGTATAATCATACAGTATACACATGCAGTCAACTCCATATAGGTGATTGCCGACAACAAGGCCCAGTCGGAAGCAGCCATTCGgtactacatttacatagtaAAAATGGACTAAACACTCATAGGAGCATTAAGATTGCAGAAcacaatgggtaaatcattgtaaggagctCAATATATTATGCCTAATATTGGACAAAGGTGTTGGCTGAGtcgttaataataaaaattatgcatATAAACAGCCTTATTCTAGGTTCTGAGTGTGCAGACTGTGTCGGGCTCTTATCTCTCGTACTGGCTGTCTCAGCTGATGTATTGCAAGCTCAGCCCTGTGACAAGACAGAATTAGAATCCTTCACTTTCGGCAGACAAATATAGGCTTGAGTGACCCAAAATTCCTTTTTAAGGGCAAAGTATTCTTGGAGCAATCAGTGTGTAAAGGATCCAAGCCTTAGTTGTTCATATGTTAGTGTGAACTATGGTAACCACACACAGGGATCAGATTTGTTTATTATACCCTTCTCCTAAAAGAGCAGAGCAGCTACACACGATAAAAATATTGAAGAATATCACGACAGCTGAATTTTGTGATTTTGAGTCTCATGCTTTCATGCTGCAGGTTGTCTCTCAAGGTTCATCAAATTCATCAGAGATCTTTCCAGTTCCCTCACTGcttttgaatgttttcattCGGCAATCTATAAAGTACATTCGTGCCTTGCTTACATTTGTCTTTATATGTCTTCATGTGGATGATGCTTTTTACCAAAGTGACTTGCGATATTAAGCtccttgcaattatttaccaatttacatagcagggtcatttttactggagcgcttcacagtaagtaccttggtcaggggtACTACGCTGGGAGGTGGATTACGAGCTTTGTCtttcgagtccaaaggcagcagctctaatcgctacACCACCGGCTGCCAACCTGTTGGGATGGATTGAGTGCTAATATTAaccattctgaaaaaaaagttgctgAGACACAATAGGTCCCAGAATGAGTGGAGAAAAACTGAGAGAAAGCGAAAACGGCAACATGCACTGACTTTCATATGTAAATGGATTAATGTAGgtctttatttcatttgcacTGCACcatacttttgtttgtttgcatgcCACAGACATGTCCTTGGAGCTGGGTGACGAAGAGGAACCTACCGAGGGCTCGTTTGAGGGCCACCAGGCTGCCATCAGTTCTATGCAGATCCATGGCGGCCTCCTGTACACATGTTCTGGGGACCGCACGGTGCGGGCATTTGACCTGGTGGTAAGTGGCTGGAGaagcttcttcagcttgacTACGTGTGAGTGCCATCAGAGATGCAGGTCCCAAGAATTtagtttttggttttgtttttagtCCATTTACTATGAGTGCTTAGTCCGCAAAGCCCCCCTCATATGTGAGCGCTGGgttttcattttccagtttagAAAAAGCCTGTTTCCCGTTTTCTCTTACTGACAGCTGAACacttattaattttgcaaaagGACGTCAACATGTAGCTCTCTTCCACTTCGTAGAGTCGGAAGTGTGTGGCAGTATTTGAGGGCCACACCACGAAGGTGAACTGCTTGTTCATGTCATCAGGGTTGGGTCTACAGCACCGCCTCTACACCGGCTCAAGCGATCAAACCATACGCTGCTACAATCCCGAGGTTCTGTCCTTGTACTTTTAAATGTTCATACCATCCTAGCTGAGAGGAAATAAGATGCTAAGTTTCAACATTCATCATTGCTTTTTCCCAACTGCCTCCACTTGCACAGACCCAAGAGTGTCAGGAACAGTTCTCTATGGCCGACCGGGTCCTGTGTTTCCACAGCCGCTGGAAGGTTCTGTATGCTGGCCTTGCTAATGGATCTGTGGTTAGTCTCAGCCTCAAGGTGAGCAGTGACAGGTCCCTGTAGGAAAGCATCACGGGTCattagttgatgtttttttctaaaacgTATACAGGTCGTCTTTGGCTTACAATGGGGTTCCGTTCCAATGACCTCATCGTAAGCTGCAAACCCCCTTAAAGTATATTATACTAGGAACCATAAGAATATATAAACACTTGACATCAATGTTATGTAGCATAATGTggcatctttttttaaactaatttgaCACATTCATGTTAAcataatattaatgtaaaataataaatgcagtacagtattataattatgCTTTCATGCTGtgctattttcactttcatttcaaaatttttgtATCACTTTTCTGTACCACCAGAAAACTTATGTTTTCTCTTGCCAGTCATTTAAGAAAAAGTGTCTTGAATTGAATCACAAATGAACCATTCTGTAAATATAACaaagtttttgtaaataaaatgcacataagggcagttggtagcataaTGTTTAGAGCTattccctttggatccaaaggttgcatgtttgaatcctaTTCTAGTCGTAGCACCCTTGgccaaggtatttaccctaaattgctccagtaacattatacacctgtataaatgagtaaataactgtaaatagctcaacgttgttgctttgggggaaagcgtcagctaaaagaaatgcatttcgtactattgttttttttttttttgaaaactttcttTCTCCTATCTCTCTGCCTGCTGGATCACCAGACAAACCAACTGCTGGATGTGTTTGAATGCCACGGGCCACGAGCTGTTAGTTGCCTGGCATCAGCACAGGAGGGGACGCGTCGCATCCTGCTGGTGGGCTCCTATGACTGTACTGTGAGTGTACGGGATGCCAGGAGTGGCCTCCTGCTGCGTAGCCTGGAGGGTCACACCAAGACCGTGCTCTGCATGAAGGTGGGGACCAGATCACATTGCACATCAAagatgaataataaatgcacTGACTATCTCACTACTGCAGTTCTGTAAAGGAGTTATAAAGAAACCCATGCACATGAATACACAGATAAATAAACACACCTGAACATATTCAATGTGATAGACATATACACACGTTCCTAATATTGGCAATAAAAGGACTTTCGTTAGGTACTCAATTGTATTTCCCTCATCCTTATAGGTGGTCAATGATCTGGTCTTCAGTGGTTCCAGTGATCAGTTGGTTCATGCTTATAACATCCATGTAAgtcacagtttaaaaatatagctCTTTCATTGTTAATTTCATATAGCTGGAATATtgttggggtgcggtggcgcagtgggttggaccacagtcctgctgtccggtgggtctggggttcgagtcccgcttggggtaccttgcgacggactggcgtcccgtcctgggtgtgtcccctccccctccggccttacgccctgtgttgccgggtaggctccggttccccgtgaccccatatgggacaagcggctctgaagatgtgtgtgtgtgtgtgtgtgtgtggaatattGTTACCTCTCATTTGATGTAATTGCTGTGAGTTTATTATAGAGTTATTtagcatacatacagtactgtgcaaaagtcttaggtacttagatgtttcacaaaactgTTTTACATGGTTATTTAAAGAGtatattttacaatttcaagcattccttttgcaaaaagttacattacagtacagtaagggttttgtatgtcattaaagaaagtatatatacacacacacacacacacacagtctgagaccacttgtcctgagcggggtcgtgacaaactggagcctaacccagcaaaacaaggcgcagggctggagggggaggggatgcacccaggacaggatgccagtccatcgcaagggaccccaagcgggactcgaaccccagacccgccagagagcgggacctggccaagcccaccgcaccaagcggttgttgacgatggatggttactaagctttgtaggaagttcattaattaagagcattatttttggaagcattttcactttacagctcccccccccaaccaagtgcctaaaacttttgtgCAGTACTGTAAGTATTAAGGTGCATGCATTTACAAACAAAGCACATCTGTCTTTATTAACAATGGtgatcctttttgtttttacccagGGTAAGAAGTTTGCAGTTTTATATCATTCCATATTTTTCTGAATGTCTCTGCAGACAGGAGAACTGGTACGGGTTTATAAAGGCCACAGTCATGCTGTCACTGTAGTCACCATCCTGAGCAAGGTGATGGTTACAGCTTGTTTGGACAAGCTGGTACGCGTCTTTGATTTGCAGGTGAGTCTCCTGTACCTATAATCACAAAGACAGCCTAGCCTATGGTGGAAAAGTGTCACTTTATTGAACATTTTGCATGAGGTATTGATGAGTTCATGGGGAACCATAAGTGTCTTCTGATCGTTTTACCGTCTGCTTTGTGCTGTTGCCCTCAGTCCCACGAACAGCTGCAGGTGTACGGAGGACACAAGGATATGGTCACATGCATGGTGGTCCACAAAAACATGGTGAGTGTGCAGCCAGATGCATAATGTGTGGTTGCTCTCTGGGAGTGTGACAGGAGTGGTTTTTGTACTGTTGGTACTATTTCTGTAGTGCTGGCAGCACTGCCAATGAGAATTCATTCTCTTTTCCAGATATACACTGGTTGCTATGATGGGAGTGTACAGGCTGTCAGACTCAACCTGATCAAGAACAACCGCTGCTGGGTGAGTCCCAGGACTACCAGTGTTGGGCAAGCAACTCACAGAATTGACTGATGAACCTGACTCGTTTCTTTAGACTTTAGCTCTCTGTTAATTGAAGTGCGTAGCGAAGCATCTTGAGTCGCTCTCCTCATCTTCATGAAAGgagtttataaaaatatagacaGCCTTCTGGTAAAGGGTGTACACGGATAAAGGTATGATTGTTGGGTGAGTGAATTTCTCTTTCTCAGTGGCATGGCTGCTCCATGGTCTTCGGTGTGATGGAACATCTGCAACAGCACCTACTGACCGACCACAGCAGCTTAAACTTCCAGACGCTGAAGTGCCGCTGGAAGAACTGTGACGCTTTCTTCTCTGTGCGCAATAATACCAAGCAGGTATGGGTGTTTACACAATAAAGTCTCTATGCAGATAGGAAATGCACcattgtgatggagtggtgtgcAAAATGCAGCGCAAACCGAAATGGTTTGAGTATTTGTCGCCTTAAGCCGAATATTAAGATGAATTTCTGCGTGTAGAAACTCACAGAACATGGTCAATGTCTCTGCAGGATGTCCccaaacacatgcagaaacaTGCTGAGGAAGACGGCAAGCTGCAGGCTTGAGGGACATAACCAAGAATGTTCTACCTCCCATATTGGGAAGATGAAAAATCAAAGACATTTTGCGCAGTAGAAATATATAAATCGATCACAAATGCTTCAATTCATGACTGAGAGTGCAGCTCTGAAGTACTGTTTAAGCTCCACATCCAAGTCTGCCCCTCTTGTTGGTGTGCTTGGAACTTCTCATCTTCAAAAAGCTCTTTAATTACAGTTGGGAAAAAATactgtttcagtgtgtgcttGGAGCTGTAGATATTCCAGCATTATCATCA encodes the following:
- the znf106a gene encoding zinc finger protein 106 isoform X1, producing the protein MGQERKCILCDIVYNSKREMDEHMRSMLHHRELENLKGRDCGHKCLACGVSVVGLTEYANHISNPIHKQRVEAQQQERANGHLEEEYFDEELVRLIKKRKEMIRREEEEVRKAKDESERQKQQQARQQLLQHGMQWGSGYRRFPVPSKGCSISHWQGSGAEWSSVGRCQGWPRNWLPSHQARSATWHAGANVSFHTWKSVGPSGGSLRSEGQDKNQGYRGIHSQERGFEWGSRFHWEQTRGPLFEGMVSDLNTDLRSDNFPLLSAIHVNKEYSGQKERHQEWAEARQDAKVGHQKKENLAGDHTKARTSKPCSSNPKDKVNRWAPYPPAKCSDVLPWKESNVCLPEGCQVTPPGSIKDVTLNINLEQTTTHSDGMLRKGLKEKDRGSPSPQAEQGKDRRHRNSSSSQGDCVEPSSSSTQKARINLKKATSGAYSTSGSHHKISSQDCTELRSGMNSSEPLQDHCPNYEGQRHTGVIGKVKHFEDTSMVDHVKAVLLIKEELEAESIKYKANKMREETVKKKMNLLPMNKSLDSARHNPYTDEASRCVSIQTDCSSCTHSSSLQSIQVSTSTCDTAGDAASSVQDGEEKVEREAEEENDGDKLWDDLAKKKISTVDKGLGSDSEAQSGGQSQPRSGCEVPGLSKLGFPASLKRDLTRHIGHKSKAGVREPNLNIARRIRDISGTRRSETEKDTGLKPSLRQLISCAGSRRNVNWDQVYQEVNKKKQELGKRMPRFGIEMVAIDQCDQEEINQEEEKDITLTEGFHWESICASSTAFRSATPRKQASSEGTPAMDHTDIGLSQLPTATEGGDCPEPNASEGHSRGPCSDSFQISGKASIKVETVGDDEKRESADTVEVVQDPDSVEGYSSCASGPEQNDTQSTGKKRRAAGDVPSPEVPSLELKNKRRKIKSKKERSQVDQLLAVSLREEELNTSLEALDKSLVQARAALQVAYMEVQRLLVLKQQVTMEMSTLRSKRIEILQGIQGDYTGVNEAETGNTDNPASTSTKSALSSLFSPITTTASHFPNFPSPAIPTHLQQSYSPTASLSSAHPTSGTTTSSTTLPLPIKQEALPSCSFHPKASESSNSGLSSTALKPNHPTSNDPSQSSQSTLCLVSQSKAGLCQGSFGSKESVSVFSEHSQEGLRDSCSAAAVQCLADRHLEDSGIFTSLEKAGNRPNQAAKSASQRSSSTVVTDCTDLLGEITGFRTWLPCSPQPDLQLSPSSQLHESKSGKRVRKLKKKKALRRAPGDEHPDNSDTEEEGDTFRPIRKLKPRKKAKVSPGSTSPSGLKEEKEEVEVNGKLSFSRTDQVKNVGGNRDHLFLEMVELPHAKSHGASSIDSLSSNDGPVSLISALKKETSTKRMPQTPAAAKSESQTVACNEVTSTSELDGSIRVKMHRSKNQQPLSSEKVFRSGSDMSLELGDEEEPTEGSFEGHQAAISSMQIHGGLLYTCSGDRTVRAFDLVSRKCVAVFEGHTTKVNCLFMSSGLGLQHRLYTGSSDQTIRCYNPETQECQEQFSMADRVLCFHSRWKVLYAGLANGSVVSLSLKTNQLLDVFECHGPRAVSCLASAQEGTRRILLVGSYDCTVSVRDARSGLLLRSLEGHTKTVLCMKVVNDLVFSGSSDQLVHAYNIHTGELVRVYKGHSHAVTVVTILSKVMVTACLDKLVRVFDLQSHEQLQVYGGHKDMVTCMVVHKNMIYTGCYDGSVQAVRLNLIKNNRCWWHGCSMVFGVMEHLQQHLLTDHSSLNFQTLKCRWKNCDAFFSVRNNTKQDVPKHMQKHAEEDGKLQA